The DNA region TGCGATAAAGTGTGTTTGTTTTTAGAGGGGAGTGAGTAAACCCCTAGGCTTGTAAAGATTAAGTACAAGGGGTTAAAATGTACCAGATGCTGAGAAAGAGGAGTTATTGATCAGTACAACATTTTGACTAATTGGTACATTTGCCTTTGTCAAGCATTAATGAAACATTACCACGTAAGGTTGGTAAGCCAGGTCTTCCCTTGGCACGTACTTCTGCtaaaaaaatgcacacaaaaaTCATTTAAGTAAATCTTAACTTATTCTGgacaatattaataaattttaaaattagcaaaTATGCCTCACCTTGGTGCTGCTGGGAacaatttccttaaaaaaagCACACAAACATCTAGTTTTAATATTATGACATTAATTTCACATTTAAGTAAGAATAGTAATCAACCAGATATTATTACTAAATAATGACAAATTTATTTTAGCCATAATTTGTTGTGTAACTAAAACACAATTAATAACTTGGtgcttccttccctcttctcacTGTTTTCACAAGCACATAGCTCAGAATCTCCATATAATTAAATTGGATGGAGATCTCCCAAATTCAAAGGGGTAACCACATCACCCTCTCTGTCTGATCTCTTTTTAGTCTATGAAGGAGAGCAAAAGATGAACAGAATTTAGGGGATTCCAGTCTCTGATTAACTTAGAATTGATCAACTTTTGCTTTGATTGGATCATTCCTTTAGATATAAATCATTTTTGGCAAttttgccttggcagctcatgacaagagcctagggtgattactgatgccataaacaagagtgtcaatttgttaaatcaacaacaggagtcactgtgcacttactcctcgtgtaggatctttgtccttagtgtgctgtacattgagatttaatgctataactagtactcaaacagtatttttcactttatgtttctgtgtgggagcaaactgttgaaatctttacttaatatatgctaaactgatcttctgtatataaagagaattgaaaatgaatcttgatatgaatggaaggggagagggagtgggaaaggggagggttgcgggtgggagggacgttatgggggggagccattgtaatccataagctgtactttggaaatttatattcattaaataaaagttaaaaaaaagaaaaaaaattgaattttaccAAAATCTGAGACAGACAGAATaagttcaaaaaatatttgaggcACTACAAATGACTAGATAAGATTGTTTGCCTAGATATAATTCTATAATCTTTCTTCCTTTGGATTGACAAACACACACTAAAATTAGAATAATGCCACATACATAGGGCTGGATGCAAGGTGGCTTTACAGGATATATAGCCCTTATAGTAAGAATTTCCATAAAATTTAATTGGGTCACTGAATTAACATGAACATGATTTACCTCACTTGATGAGCTGATGCTAGCTTCTGTctgttaaaagaaagaaaattaggatTATTGACATATCAGGATTTTTGGAATATTGAAGAAAACTAGATCCATGTCATCCTGGTGGGTTGCTTATTCTGGGCAACAAGAGGTGAGAAAAGATTCAGATATTCTTGGAGAGTCAATTTTACTTGAAAAATGCTAGCATGAGGCAAAATTTAATAACTTCCAAGGAGCCTAGTTATTAAAACAAATGCAGCCCTATTATTGAGTAGAAGGGAAATTCATGTAGATTTTTGTGgtaaaaagaaatcttcaaaggAAGAGTCATACTGAGCTAGGCCACTCAGAACCCTGGGTTGAGTATTTATTCTCATCTGCCCTCAAAGCTACTTGCATATGGATCAACCAATAACATTAAATACAGTAAGCAATCTCAAGATGGAAATAATGTTATGCGATGCTTTAAAATAACTTCTCTTTGAACTATTTGCTTTTCTTCAAAATCATGTACAGTTACATTTACATGCAAATATAAGTTTTATTCCAAGGTccataatttaaaagataaattctaatACTTAACTGACTATTCTCTCTGGCTGTGTGTTCAGAGTAACGTGGCCCATTGATAATTAACTTCATTAGAATGAAGTATCTTACCTCACGGTCTGCCAAAACATGTTCCTTGTGGGATGGGAAGGGGGGAAGAATTacattaattatttataataaatgtcAAATGCAAATTATCACTAAATAGAATAAAtgccaaagaaaacagaaaagtgaagcaatcctcaaataataaagaaagcaaaaagtcTGCCTTTGTCCTGAGCTAACTGAAAGATTTCCCTTCTTAAACTACATTTAAAGTTTAATAGAAAACATGTTGGACTCTTGTATTGTGGTAAATCATCATAAAAATTTGCATATTTCTTTAAACAGCATAAATTCTTGCTTAAAAATCTtagctctggggccagtgctgtggcatagtaggttaaacctccagctgcagtgccgccatcccatatcggagacccaactgctccacttccaatccagctgtctgctggtggcctgagaaagcagcagaggatggcccaagtgtttgggcccctgcacctatgtgggagacctggaagaagctcctggcacctagctttggataggcccagatctgggctttgtggccatttggggagtgaactagaaggaagattctctctctctctctctctctctctctctctctgtgtgtgtgtgtgtgtgtgtgtgcgtctccctctctctgcataattctgcctttcaaataaatatactaatttaaaaaaaaccagctctggACATTAAACAGAAGCATATAGTTAAAGATCATGAGATAAATAGGAGTATGCCAAAGGAGAGCATTCTTTGTGGTGTATACATACTTAAGCAGTTTTTTTCCATCTAGTATGTTGTGCTCAGTTTTCATGACTACGGCAATATGAAGAGTGCTGACATTATTCTCAGAGTTCGAGTTCAGAATATTAGAGTTGGTTTCATTATACAGGTAATTCTGGCCAACACatgatattgaacatcttttgTTCTTTTGATTTAGAGGTatatgctttacttttttttatttatttttatttatttattttttttgacaggcagagtggacagtgagagagagagagagagagacagagagaaaggtcttcctttgccgttggttcaccctccaatggccgccgcggccggcgcaccgcgctgatccgatggcaggagccaggagccaggtacttatcctggtctcccatggggtgcagggcccaagcacttgggccatcctccactgcactccctggccgcagcagagggctggcctggaagaggggcaaccgggacagaatccggcgccccaaccgggactagaacctggtgtgccggcgccgctaggcggaggattagcctagtgagccgcggcgccggcttgcttTACTTTTAACTTAAAAGAATTATTTGGAGTAGGGTgattaaaggaaatatttttatttgttccttttCCTAATACCTgactcaataattttaaaatgaggggTCTTACCTCAGTTACTTCATTTCTAGTTCCCTGCCAAGAAAAGGCAATCAGTCAGGTTTGAAAGACAgatatgaaaatacatatttcatcTTAGAAATTTTGAGTACCTGTGTAGCACTAAATCTACTTAAAAATTACTACATAGTTCAGATCAAGACTTCTTAGTGATTATGATGCTGTTTATCAGGCTCACATGAGTTGAGGTGGATGGTttcaagttctggttctgctcctgcttccaacttggcacagccctagccattgtgggaatttgaggaatgagccagtaaTGGGagtgtgctctctttctctctttgtatacttctgtttttattcattattttaaaaagaataatcaagAGTGActatgtaaaacatttttgacTAAGATATATTACTTTAGGTAACACCCTTGATAAAGCATTCTTTCAATCTTGGTTAAATGCAAACAAAAAGCCAGTTcataattgcatttatttatttgttcatttattcatctaTACTAATTAATGCCTTGTCCCATCATAGCTACTCAATTAAGTCAAAAAGATCAGTAGCAGAATTCAGAGTAAAATTCATTAGTCATTTTGAATACATGAGTAATGTGTGAAAAGTTCAAGGAACAAGTAAATGCTATAGAAAAAagtttctaaataaaattttttttcttgttagaaGGACTTTTTTGGTCAAAATTTGCTAAGAAGACTTTGgtgagcaggcatttagcctagtggccaAGGTATtcacatcccacgttggagttcCTGAATTGGATTCCCAACTCCTGTTTCTGCAAATGTAGActtcgggaggcagcaggtgatggactaAGTAgctggggccctgacacccatgtaagagacctgggttgtgttcctggctcctggctttctctccAGCCCAACACTGGTCATTGCAggtacttgaggagtgaacctgctcCTGGTAGTTCTCCCACCACCCCCATTACTCCCTGCATCTCAAATCAATAACTAATTTTTTAGAaagggaaacaaagaaaagaaaaactttggtACCTTGATTTcctcattctctttttctctcagaaGTTCTCTCTGCTAAATCAATAAAGCAGagcttataaaatatattttaaattgaaaaatttaaaatattttagatttatttgatgATTCTTACCCTGTTCAGTTCATTGACATATTCCTGAAGATGGAAAAGAAGAGATAAACATTTTTGAGTGAAAATGACATAAGAAAATGATCATTATGCtgttgtaaattaaaaaataaatctatttctgATGAATATACTGACTTTCCGATTATATCATTTCTAACTTTAAGTCTTTTTTTGTTATGCCTTCGTTATATAAGATCCTGGTATGTAAAggtgtaatttaaaatatttttaaatttatcacaCTCAACTTTGTCAATCTTTGTCATTCACCGTTTTAAGCATGGTGCTGTTCAGTCATTCTTACCTCTCTTAATTCTAGTGGTACTGtctacaaaaaaaggaaagaaaaaagtgtcTTAAAATCTATTCAGAGTTGGGTTATCAAATCTTTTAAATAGTGGCCTTTAATTAGCTCTTGATAATTATTTCAATATTCAGGTTACAAAATTATTGGACAATATAACACAGGTGGGCAATTATTTAGATTTAAGAAACACTCCATCATAGTGAACACTGAACTGCAAAATTACGCATAGTTCATGAAAAGAAAGCACAGTGTTTTGGAAAGAAGTTGCcatttaaatacaaattaaatttaaagtatgtcttTAATGATGGGAAGTGTACATTAAGTCATGCAATGAAGCATTTTTATAGACAGAAATTAAATTAGTTTTCCAAGAAAAATACATGCATCCTTTAGGAATAAATAAGTAACACTCACCTGGACAAACCTGAggagctttctttcttttaagatttcctGCTGAAATAAAATTGTGaattataaaaactgaaaaacaggcCGAAAATGGCAACTTTCTTTCCACTTGAACACAGGTATTCCACTTAATTTGACAagccacaggttttttttttttttttatattgatggaagaaaaaaaaccaagccgttttctttttattattgaatattaAAATCTCCTGGAAATACCTTTAATGGTTGCTTCTCTGCTGGGTCAAGAGATCAAGTGAGTCTATATTTACTAAAATGCCTAAAGAAGAAACTGAATCTCAATTTCATCAAAATATCATCGAGAGAATGATCTAGGTACTTGCTGATTACTTTTGAAGGTAACCAAAAGTGGAATACAGAAAGCACTCAACATTTATAACTAACTGAAAGGGAAAACAGGTACAAGAAAGAGGAAAGACCGACTCTCCGGAAGGAGCTTACCTCACTGCTCTCAGGCTGCTCCTGCAAAgaatcataattaaaaaaaaaaaaaaaaaaccattagtTCAGTTTCTGGACAGAGTGAAGGGTTGACTCTTTGAAATGGATGTAGTAGCAGTAATTGATTTAAAAGTAAGTCTATAAAATGAGGCCATATTATGAAGCAAATGCTTGAGCTCATGTAAAAGACATAGGAAGAAGcaagaacactttaaaaaaaactgtaataaCATTATTCTGTTTAATCATTTCTCATGAATaataacaagatttttaaaacattaagttcatacaaatccttgggccctcttcttttttaaaaagttttttgagAGCAGATGATATCCACAGTTACTTGAACTGAAGAAATGATATCACAGAAAAAGCATCAAAGGCTGCTTCATAAACAAGGCAAGAGCCGGTTTAGATTTAGCTGCTATCAATACATCAACACTTAAGAACCACACTTAGAGTAAATTCttgaaacaaagaacaaaatagtTACCTGAGTGAGTTTCAGGTGTCCTAAATGAAATTTCTGtgaaaagcaatgcaagaattgtaaaacaaaaaaaacaaaaaacaaaagcaattaaaataacaatgttaTAAAACATGTATAATATGAACTTTCCCATTGCTATTTAAGAAAGGCATGTATTTTAGCAGCAAAATTTGTCAAAGGCCAAGTTTCTTGGGAGAATCAAGTGGTAAAAATGAAGGGCAATATTTTACCGACAAATATCAAACCAAAATAGGTTAATTTCCTTTCTTCAGAATGTGCCAGATAATTgaaaacattatatataaaatgtttctgaaaagaaaaaaactttcagtTGGCTTGAGTTAATCCAGATGATTTTTTAAGTCTCCGTGATTAATAAAGGAGAAGTCTAACACTTTGAACTATATATGACAGttctaaatataattaaaaaataaacaaacaaacaaataaaaaaacagaataaagagccagcattgtggcatagtgggttaagttgtcacATACAATGACAGCATTCCGCATGAGTGCTgtttcagatcctggctgctccctgctattgcacctgggaaggcactggaaggaGGCCTggatgcttgggaccctgctactcatgtgggagacctggatgaagctcctggtttcagcctggcccagccttgaccttttggtgtgtgaaccagtggatggaagatccctttatctctctttctctctctctgtaactctacctttcaaataagcaaataaatcttttaaaaaataaaataaaataaaacagatcatGGCTAAATTTCAATACATAACTTCCatacaaacaataaataaaatggcaaagtaaaataaaagaaaaatatggcatTTTAGAAATCCtaacaaagagaaataaatgaaaaaaaagaacagagtaaAGGATAAACCATTACAAAAATTTGGGAGCGATATATGAATGCTcccaattaaatatttttgggttttatttttatcatcaatTAGATTACATAAACTGTGTCTCAGCCTGAACTTTGTGGATATtgcaattaaaattaatgaagtaGTGACATAAATAAACAGTTTTCTTTGGATTAAGAGTTTCCTACCTCTTGGGAGAAAATAAGTCGACGGACACAAGCCATCTCAAATGAGGATTTGACTTTCTAGTATACTTTCTAGAGCATGTGATTTTGTGGTTACACTTGGTAAATAAATATTGATTCCTATTAAGTGCCTAGAAATATGCACAATTTCTAGTGGACCCAAGATGCTATTAATTGTGCAATAtctcatttcttgtttttttgcttacttttaaatttatgtgtgtgtgtgtgtgtgtgtatgtgtgagtaatTCTTGTATTTCAGGTCAAACATTTTCCTTGAAGCTAAGGGTTTCAATGGGCCAAATAGTGCTGAAAACGGGAAGCATTATGACATGAAAGTTTTCAGATTGTATTCCCAGTACACTGTGTCTGATGAGGTATCAGATGTCACTTAGAAGAGTCTGGAATCTTCTAGATTCCCTATGGTACTTACATGCCTGGCAAGAGCAGTAGCCACAAGGCAAGTGAGGATGAGAAGCTTCATGGTGGTCCAAGCCTAAGTAAGAGGACAAAACATCCTTTAGTTTTCATTACAataaccccccccccacctttttttaatgaaagaacaTTCTGGGGCTCCTGTGTTGTAGAGCGATAATAAGTCACAACTTGGGACACctttatcccatattggagtgcctggtttaagacccagctactctgcttctgatccagcttcctacctgtGAAGGCAACAAGAGGTGGCTCAATAACTTGGGTtttgctacccacttgggagacctggactgagttatcagctcctggctttaatttGACCCAACTgggctattgtagacatttggagaatgaatcaatagGTGGaaaattctccctctctctcatatctttatatgtgtgtgtgtttgtctgcaTATAGGTAGATAGTCATAtcaaaaaagtgaagaaataataatttaaaaaaccctTACTTTTCAACAAGGAACAAATTTTGATAACAGGTTCATTTGAGTAGCAATATTTTTGCAAACTTAAGAGTTTTAATTTTGCTACTTAATATGATTACCAC from Oryctolagus cuniculus chromosome 8, mOryCun1.1, whole genome shotgun sequence includes:
- the CSN1S1 gene encoding alpha-S1-casein isoform X4; protein product: MKLLILTCLVATALARHKFHLGHLKLTQEQPESSEEILKERKLLRFVQTVPLELREEYVNELNRRELLREKENEEIKGTRNEVTEEHVLADRETEASISSSSEEIVPSSTKQKYVPREDLAYQPYVQQQLLRMKERYQIQEREPMRVVNQELAQLYLQPFEQPYQLDAYLPAPWYYTPEVMQYVLSPLFYDLVTPSAFESAEKTVIPEWLKN
- the CSN1S1 gene encoding alpha-S1-casein isoform X2: MKLLILTCLVATALARHKFHLGHLKLTQEQPESSEEILKERKLLRFVQTVPLELREEYVNELNRQRELLREKENEEIKGTRNEVTEEHVLADRETEASISSSSEEIVPSSTKQKYVPREDLAYQPYVQQQLLRMKERYQIQEREPMRVVNQELAQLYLQPFEQPYQLDAYLPAPWYYTPEVMQYVLSPLFYDLVTPSAFESAEKTVIPEWLKN
- the CSN1S1 gene encoding alpha-S1-casein isoform X1, giving the protein MKLLILTCLVATALARHKFHLGHLKLTQEQPESSEQEILKERKLLRFVQTVPLELREEYVNELNRQRELLREKENEEIKGTRNEVTEEHVLADRETEASISSSSEEIVPSSTKQKYVPREDLAYQPYVQQLLRMKERYQIQEREPMRVVNQELAQLYLQPFEQPYQLDAYLPAPWYYTPEVMQYVLSPLFYDLVTPSAFESAEKTVIPEWLKN
- the CSN1S1 gene encoding alpha-S1-casein precursor (The RefSeq protein has 1 non-frameshifting indel compared to this genomic sequence), encoding MKLLILTCLVATALARHKFHLGHLKLTQEQPESSEQEILKERKLLRFVQTVPLELREEYVNELNRQRELLREKENEEIKGTRNEVTEEHVLADRETEASISSSSEEIVPSSTKQKYVPREDLAYQPYVQQQLLRMKERYQIQEREPMRVVNQELAQLYLQPFEQPYQLDAYLPAPWYYTPEVMQYVLSPLFYDLVTPSAFESAEKTDVIPEWLKN
- the CSN1S1 gene encoding alpha-S1-casein isoform X3, producing the protein MKLLILTCLVATALARHKFHLGHLKLTQEQPESSEQEILKERKLLRFVQTVPLELREEYVNELNRRELLREKENEEIKGTRNEVTEEHVLADRETEASISSSSEEIVPSSTKQKYVPREDLAYQPYVQQQLLRMKERYQIQEREPMRVVNQELAQLYLQPFEQPYQLDAYLPAPWYYTPEVMQYVLSPLFYDLVTPSAFESAEKTVIPEWLKN